TCCCCGCAAGAAGCCCGTGCTGATATGTTGCACGCAAACCAGCGGCAGGGGAAAACGCGATGGTAATTGGCTCAAAATCTCCCGCAGGGCCTGGGGGCCGCCCGTGGAAGCGCCGATCGCCCCGATCGCCCGTTCGATCGCTGGCCCTTGCACCAGCACCGACGGCAGCGCGATCGTGGGTGACGGCGAGGGGGATAGCGATCGCCGCAGCTTGAAAACCTTCACCCCCGCCAGCACCCGAATCTTGGCCACTAACTGGGCCGCCACTTGAGCATATTGTTCCGGCGAACTTATCACCGGTTTGGGGAACACATCCACCGCACCCGCCTCCAGCAACTCAAACACCGTGCGCCGATCGTCTTCGCGAACGGAGTTGCTGATTACCAAAATGGGCCGGGGCGATCGCCCCATCACCTCGCGGGTCAATTCCAGCCCATTCATGCGCGGCATATGCAAATCCGTGCAAATCACGTCGGGATAGGTCGTTTCCAGCAGTTCCAACCCCTCCAGCCCCGTGCGGGCCGTGCCCACCACTTGCAGCGCACCGGTACTCTCGATCGCCCGCCGCAGGAGCCGGATGGCAATTTCGGAATCTTCAACCAACAGCACTCGGATGGGGGGTGGAGCCACTGGTATTCCCTGCCTGAAATTTTGGTGCTGCAAATCGGGAGGCAATTAATCTTTGTCTGATTTTTTGTCCTATGCCTATTGTCGCAAATTTCTGGGGGTTTGAAGCTAAAACCAGCAAGGATTTAATCCATTAGCCGATCCATTAGCCGACCATTTGCTGATTATTTTTTGAGATTCTGATCCTGTTCGAGCCATTGCTTTTTTTAAAGAAAATGATTCTGCTGCTTAGTTTTTTTGGAACAGCAAACAGAGTTCAATCGCCTTAGATTGCAGCGTTTCGATCGGGTCGCTGCCCCGCTTCAGGAGGGTTTCCTGCTCCAAGAGAAGCTGGAGGCTTTTTTGAAGTGCTTTGAGTCCCATAGGTTGCACTTCTTTCTTAATGAAAAAAAGTCGCTTGGGGTTGCCCAAATCTGCCGCCTTGGCAATCACCAAATCATCCCGCTCGCCCCGATCAAGCATCAGCTTCACCCACAGCCACAGCCGAAACTGGGTGACCAGAGAAGCATGAATTCGCAAAGGATTTTCATTCCGCGCGATCAAATCCGCAATCAGCTTCAAAGCTTGGGAAATTTGCCCCAGGGAAATGGCCTTCGCCAGCTCCAAACTGCTTTGGGTGGAAACGGAAACGAGGTGGTGAATATCTTCCTTGGCGATCGGGCGATCGCCCACAAATAATTGCAGCTTTTCCAGCTCGCTATAGAGTTGGCGCGTGTTATTGCCCACCGCATTCACCAACAATTCCGCCGCTTCGGGTTTAATTTTCACTTTCATCGCTTGGGCGGCCCGTTTCACCTGTTGCAACAGCTCCTCCGTTTTCCAGGGAGGAATCGGGGAAAATTCCTGAATTTCGGTGTTTTTGGCCTTCTGGAGCAATTTAGTGGACTTGAGGCGGCCATCGGGCTTTTGGCGGGAGGTGAGCAGCAAAATGGCATTGTCGGGAATTTGGGGCAGGGTGCGTTCCAGCTCTCGCAACCAATCGTCGGGACAGCGCTGGGCCAAGGCCGTTTCCGCCAGCCACACCAGCCGATCGCCCGCACCAAAGGGAGGAGTCACCGCCTGGGCCAGAGCTGCCAGCAGGCCATCCTCGCGATCGGGCGGGATTTTTTCAAAATTAAAGCTTTCCCAAGCCGCATCCACACGCGATCGCAACGGGTCGATCGCCCGCTGCATCGCAAAATCATCCTCACCCCAAAACCAATAAACCGGCATTTCGTTAAACGGTGGCGAACTCGCCCTCGGATGCTTGACTGGAGAATGGGCTAATGGGTTAGCCTTTGCCGCCCCCGATCAGGTAAAGCAACGCCATGCGCACCGCAATGCCGCTGGTCACCTGATCCGGAACCAAGCTCAGGGCCGGGTCATCCATCACATCGGAAGCCAACTCTACGCCGCGATTCGTGGGGCCCGGGTGCAACACCCGCACTTGGGGCTGACAGAGCCGCAGTCGATCGCGCGTAATGCCATAGCGTTGGTGATATTCCCGCAAGCTGGGCAGCAGGTGTTGGCTCATCCGTTCCTGTTGCAACCGCAAAGTCATCACAAAGTCCGCATCGGCCAAGGCCGGCTCCAGTTGCCAATGAATTTGGAGGGGCGATCGATCGGCCGTTGGCGGCAAAAATTGGGCAAATTCCCGAGGTAGCAGGGTTGGCGGCCCGGCCAAATGCACGGCTGCCCCGGCGGCCGTCAGGCTCCACAGATTCGATCGAGCCACCCGTGAGTGCAAAATATCGCCCACGATCGCCACCTTTTTGCCCCGCAAGTCCCCGATCGACGGTTTTTGGGGATTCAACACCTGGCAGATGGAAAACAGATCCAACAATCCCTGGGAAGGGTGTTCGTGTTGGCCGTCCCCCGCATTCAGCACACTCACCCCGGACTGCAGCCGATCCATCTCCGCCGCGATCGACTGGGGCACGCCGGCCTGCTTGTGCCGGATCACCATAATGTCTGTCCCCATGGCCAAATAGGTTTTGGCCGTGTCTAGGATCGTCTCTCCCTTGGTGAGCGAAGAGGATCCCGGCGCAAAGTTGAGAATATCCGCTGATAGGCGCTTGGCCGCCAGCTCAAAACTGCTGCGGGTGCGGGTCGAGGGTTCAAAAAACAGGTTGGTGACCACTTGCCCCTGAAGGGTGGGCACTTTTTTGGTGCGACGGGACAACACCTCGCGAAAACTAGCGGCGGTGGTCAACACGGTGTCGTAGTCTTCGCGCGAGAACTCCGCCAACGATAAGACGTGGCGGTGCGTCCAGCTTGCAGTGGTCATGGGGCGAGGGGAAATGCGGGCCAGCAATCCATTGAAGCGCAAATGCAGCGCAAACGGGTGCGCTGGTGGAGGGGATTTGACTGGGCGATCGAATCAGGGGCCGATTAATCGTTCACACGGGAACTGGCGCGGCGGTTTGTACGGTGGTTTATTTGCACGGTGGTTTATACGGATTGGGCGATCGCGCCTTTGAAGAACCGATCAAGCACCCAATCAACACCCAATCAGCACTAGATTTTAAACACCCCATTCAGCCCCCGACCCAGCGCCACCCCGCCACCGACCAATCAGGGATCTGGCCCCCGTTCAGACTCCATTCAGACCCAATTCAGAAAGCTTTCCAGTTCGGAGACGCTGGCTGGCCCAAACCGGCAAGATTGAGTCACCTTCTTTTCAGCCCCCCCTTCAGCACTACTCCTCGTTGGAATTTTCGCCATGATGCTCGATCGCCCCAAGTTTTCTCAGGCTTCGCGACCCGCAACCCCTCGCCGCGCTCCTTTGGCCTTGGCGCTGCTGGCCCTGGCCATGGTTCCGGGGTTGGCGGGCTGTAATTTGACCGGCGACCCTTCCGCCCAGGCAGCGGCAATTGATTCGGATCCGCTGCCCGACACGGTTTCGGTGGATCTGTATAAGCCGGACGGTGCTTGCAAAGGCTTGGTGGCCCAGTCGGTGAAAGTCCCGCGCGATCGGCCCTTGGAAGCGGCCGTGGGGCGGCTGTTGATTGAAGCAACCGGCGACAAACCCGATCCGGCCTTTGACCTGCGCCACTATCGCATCAGCTTGGACACGGCCAAGCGATCGGTCACCATTGACCTGCGCTTGAATCCCGATGGCCGCCGCAAGTTCCAATCCCTGTCCAGTTGCGAACAGTTAACCCTGTTTGGCAGCTTGCAGGCGACCCTCACGCGCAATCGACTTTGGCCGGTCGATCGGGTCTATTTCACCGACGGCGATCGCCCCTTGAGTCTATAAGGCAGTGACCAGGCGAGATCGACCCATGGGCAATGATTGGGGCAACGATGGGCAATCATCGGCAACTACGGGCAATCATTCAGCTCAATCCGCCTCCCCCGCATGGTAGGAACTGCGCACCAAGGGCCCCGATCGCACCTGGGTAAATCCCAGCTCGCGGGCCAGCGCTCCCAGGTGGTCAAACTCTGCCGGTGTCCAATATTTCTGGACGGGTAAATGGTCTAGGGACGGGCGTAGGTATTGGCCCAAGGTCAGCCGATCGCAATTCACCGATCGCAAATCTTCCAGGGCTTGCAAAATTTCCGCTTCCGTTTCCCCATGACCCAACATCAGCCCGGACTTGGTGGGAATGGTGGGATCCAGTTCTTTCACCCAGCGCAACACATCCAGCGATCGGTGATATTTAGCGCCGCGCCGCACGGGCCCTTGCAGCCGCTCCACCGTTTCCAGGTTGTGGTTATAGCAAGCGGGCCGCAGGGCCGCCACCGCTTCCACCCGCGATCGCTGCTTAGCCTGGGGGTCGGGCTGGCCGCCCCAAAAATCCGGGGTCAACACTTCAATTTCCGTGCCAGGGGATTGCGATCGAATGGCGGCGATCGTCTGTGCAAACACATTCACCCCCCCATCGGGCAAATCATCCCGCGCCACCGAAGTCAGCACCACATAGCGCAACCCCAACAGCGCCACCGATTCCGCCACCTTGCGGGGTTCTTTCGGGTCGATCGGCATTGGCGCATGGCCCTTGTCCACCTGGCAAAAGCCGCACGATCGGGTACAAACGGGCCCCATCAACAAAAATGTGGCGGTTCGATTGGCATAGCACTCGCCGCGATTGGGGCAACGGCCCTCCTCGCAAATAGTGTGAATTTGCCGCTGCTTGATGATGCGCTGAACTTCGGCTAACTCACTGGCCCGGCCCAAGCGTGGTTTCAGCCAGGTGGGCAACCCTTCGGGCACAGCGGAACTGGGGGCACTAGCGGCACTGGAAGAAGAGGACGGCGACACAGGCGGCAAATGGATTTTGCAAATGAATTTCCCCTATTGTGGCGTAAGAATTGCGGGGCGATTGTTTGACCGCTGTTTGGGGAAATTTTGAGAAGAAATTGGGGGCGCTTGGGGGCGTTTGGGGGCACTTGGGGGAAAATTGCAAGGCGCAGTTTGGGGGCGATAGTTGGCTGATTTTGGGAAATAGTTGGCTGATTTTGGGAAGCCGTGCCGGGCGATCGCGCATGGGGGCAAGCTTGGGAAAAGCAGCACTCGCGATCGGGAAACTGATCGCACCAGCGGCGGGGCTTTTCAAACCTCGGGACGATCGCCATATACTGGAATCGCAGATGCCCAAGGGCCTTGGCTGTCGATCCAGTAACCTGGAAACATCGCTGAACATCCCTGGCGGACTCAACCCCAGGATTTGCAACGGTCTTCGGGAGTTTTCGGAAAGATTTTTCCAGATATTTCCCCTGGAGACTACCGGAGAGTCCCGATCGCTCGTATCTTAAGCAGGGGTATCCATTGCCAGCCTGTTTTCGGCCCCGATGGTGGCTGAATGCGGTCTTGAGCGATCGCTTCCTAACTTTTCATGCAGCGCGCCGCCCCCTTGAAGGGCGATCGCCCCTATCACTCCCGAATCGTCTGCACGCAAGCCTAAGGAGAAAGTCGTGGCAACACACAAAATCCTCGTCATCGATGACAGCAAAGTGATTCGGCAGCGCGTCAAAGAAATGTTGCCAGCCGGAAACTTTGAGGTTCTCGAAGCCAAAGACGGACTCGAAGGGCTACAGCTCATTCAGCAAGAACATCCCAACCTGATCATGTTGGATTTCCTGTTGCCCAAAAAGAGCGGCTGGGAAGTCTATCAAGAAATTCAAACCCAACCCCACCTGCAAGCGATTCCGCTGCTGGTGATGTCGGGGCGCAAAGAAGAAGTGACCGAAAAAATTTCGGAACCCTTCGAGCGATTTGCCTTCATCGAAAAGCCCTTTGAAAAGAAAGAGCTAATCGAATCCATCAAAGAAGCAATGCGGATTGCTTCGCGGATTCCAGCCGTGGCCCCGCCGCCCGTGGCTGCACCGGCCGCCGCGCCCGTGGCTGCGCCGGGTGCTTCCGCCGCTGAAATCCAGGCCCTGGAGCAAAAAGTGGCGACCTTGCAAGCGGAAGTGGATCAACTGAAGAAGCAGTTAACCCAGCTTGTGACATTCATTAAGCAAAAGTTGCGCTAGTTCATGCGCCGCCGGCCCGCTGGCATGATCCCGCCGCCGCCTTAGCCCACTTCAAAAGCACCGGTATGAAACAGCATCAAAGTTCTGATCTTCAAAGTTCTGATTTTGAGACGGATTTTGGTGCAAACCGTGGCGACCAACCCAACGACGGACAACCAACACCCGATCGCCCCATAACACCCAGCCAGCAGCACCCATTCTTCGCTTGGCGGGTTTCTCCTTGGCTGACCAGCGCTCTGGTGGTGAGCACGGTGCTGGCGGGCGGTCTGGTTTGGGTGGCCTCGCCGCCGGCCTGTGCCTGTGGTTCTCCCTTGAAGCCCTCGGTGGGCCATGTGGTGCGGGCCCAGCAGATGTTTTATCAGGAGTATGGGCGGTTTGCCCGCGACGGCGCAGAACTACAAGCCCGGGTGGGTGCGCTAGTGTCGCCCAAGCTCAATCAGCAGTACCGCATCTACACCAGCGGCAATGCGGACACCGCTTGGGTGATGGGTGAGCATCGATCGCCCCCGGAGCTAACGCCGCTACGCTGGACACAGGTGCTGGTGAATAAACCCTTTGCCCGCAATTTGCCCTCGGATTATCAAATTCAGCTCAAGGTCAATGCTCAGGGGCGATCGAACCCAGCCCTTCAGGTGAGTCATTGCGAGATTCAGCGCCAATGGGTGGGCAATCCGCCGCTGGAACCCTTGACGTTGATGGAAATGCCGCCCCGTTGCCAAGCCCGCTAGGCCCTTAGCCACAAGATTACTCGCCACAAGGCCAGCCAGGGCCCAAACCCGTCACAAGATTGCACCTTAGCGATCGAGCTGGTTCTTCAGGGAAGCCAGGGCCGACCAACGGGCATCGATCGCCGGTCGCGTTTCCACAGCGTCTTCCGGCTCCAAAATTCCTTGGCAGTCTTCGCTACAAAGCTGCTGGGCTGGCAATTCAAGACAAAATTGCTGATAGAGCCAATCTTCGGGATAAAAATAACCCGTTGGCGACAAGGATTCTTGTAAATCCTCAGCGCTGATCTCTCGTTCTAGGGGTAAATCTTTAGACTCCGCCGCCTCATCCAACCAAATCGGCTCTTGGGTATCGACCACCAGCCGCTGATTGTATTGACAAAGGCAGCGATCGCACGTGAGAGTCACAATTCCTTCCGCCTGGGCCGACACCTCCAGGAAATTGCCCCGGTGAACCACGCGCAACTTGCCGCGCACGGGGGTGAGGGTTTCCAAGCCTGGCAGAAAATCCTTGAATTCCCAACCGATCGTCCGATTGGTGGCCTTCAGGATGTGGGGAATATAGACCGAATCCACGGTAGGAACCCCGCAGCGGGGAGGGTAAAGATGGGTGCGATCGGGAATGGCAGCAGACCGAGGGCCATTCCCGAATGGCCAGCCCAACCCAAACCGCCGAACCCCCAAGGCCCAGCGGCACGGGTCAGGCTAGGCTTCGGTTGACTTCAGGGCCACCACCAACCGGCGGTGGGGTTCTTGGCCTTCGCTGTGGGTGGCGATGTCGCTGTAGGCCGCGAGCATGGCGTGGAGCTGTTTGCGTTGGGATGAGGAGAGTGAGTCGATCGCCACCGACTCCCCCGTTTCACGAACCTGCGACACCGCATTGGCCGCCACTGACTCCAGCTCGGCCCGTTGCTGGGCCCGGTAGCCGTTGAGTTCGATCGTGTAACCGCAATGGTCATCCCGATCGACTCCCACATTCAGCAGCATATTCGCCAAATACTGCATCGCATCCAGGGTCACCCCCGCTTCACCCACCACGCTGGTGATTTGCTCCGGAGACCAGGGCGAACCATCGATCGTGAGCCAATAGTTCAGCGCATTATCGATCGGGTCGTGCTGGGCTTGCACCTGGGTCGGCAAACCCAAGCGCGCCAGCAGCCCCTCCAGCCAAATTCGTCCCCGATCGCCCGGATCACTCATCACGACTTGCCCTTTTGCTTGTTGTTGTTCGTGCTGGGTTTGTTGCCTGGGCCCTTGCTCGGCTGATTCTTCGCCGGGCTGCTGGCCTTCGTGCCCTTGGGTTCAAACGGCAGCCGGCCCGTCGCGCCATCCACCGCCACCGCCTTCACATCCACAATGCCCTGAGCTTCCGCCATCTTTTGGATATTCTCCGGCAGCGGTTCCCGAGACAAAATGAACGCTTGGGCCGTTTGGAACAGGTTCGCCACCACCATGTACATCAGCACCCCAGCGGGCAGGGGGAAAAACAGAAACATCCCCGAAAAGATAATCGGCGTTAGCTTATTGGCCGCCGCCTGTTGCGGGTTATCCGTTGCCCCTTGGCTGGAAATCGATTGGCTGACATAAAGGCTCAAACCAAACAGCAGCACCATCGCCACAATATCCCAGTGGATCCCCTCATCGTCCACTGCGCCCACATGGCCCAGCGCACTGATGAACAGGAAGCCCTTGCTCGCCGCCAGGCCGGGAATCGTCCCTTGCAGGGTCACATCCCCCGGTTGCAGCGCCGTGATTTCACCGTTGGGGCCCAACTGCACCCGCTCGGCTCCCTTCATCACTTGCCACTTGGGCGAGAGATCAATGTCCCCACCGGCTTCTGTGGCCAGGGTGTTCAGGGTTTTGCCTTCGGGCGTTTGGAACTCCAGCTTGGTGGTGTCACCCACGGCCAGGCGCGTGCCACCGGGCAACAACCCAACCACGGGATAGTGGGTGCTGTCGGAAATGTAGATGTTCTTGGGCGGGGTGGCAAACGCTTCCGGTTGCACCCGCTCAATTTGCTCCTGGGGCAAAATTTGCAGATTCACGGAGTAGGGCACATCCGCAAACGGCGAGCCACGCAGGGTGGTGAACAGGGCAATCAGCACGGGCATTTGCACCAGAATCGGGAAACAGCCGGCCAGGGGGTTCCCAAATTCCTTGTAAACGGCGCTGAGTTCTTCCTGCTGTTTTGCGGGGTCGCTTTTGTAGCGCTCTTGAATGTCCTTGATCTTTTTCTGCATGATCGGCTGGGTGATCTTCATCCGCCGCATACTGCGGATGGAGCCAGCGCTGATCGGATAGAGGGCAAAGCGCACCACCAGCGTCAGGGCGATGATGGCGAGGCCATAGCTGGGCACGATTCCATAGAAAAAATCCAGGATCGGCAGCATGACGTTGTTTGAGAGAAATCCAACTCCGAAATCCATGCGCGTTGCGTCGGTTGTGCGATCGAGTTGTTAAAAGTTATCAAAAAACCGTCAACGGGCGGTCAACGATTCGTTAAACGGAGGCAAAACGGCGCGGCTGGCCAAGGGTGACTCGATCGAGCAGAACGCTCACCCCATGAACCAGAGCTGCCCTAGCCCAAAGATGTGACTTCAGCTTATGCAAAGTGGGGGCCCTTGGGGGGTGGTTATCAAGTGGGGACTACCGCCCTGGCCGCGGGCCGCCGATGCCGCCCCATTCGTCACAGCCCAATCAACACATAACCCTCCGCCGGAAGCCACAGGGCCGTGCAAGCAGGAGGGTTGAACATGAGCAGCGAGGGGGCGATCGGGCGGTTTAGCGGTTGCTGGTGGCGGTTTGGGCCGCTGCGCCGATCCGCTCGTTGATGTAGTCGGCGACGGCTCGGAAGTTGGGAACCGATCGCATTTCCAGGCGGCTACCATCCTTGAGGGTCAGCACCATATCGCCCCAAGCACCCCAACCCCGGGGCACGGCCACAACGGCGCGAATTTCGGGATAAATCACATCGGAGCGATCGCGCCCCTGCCAACCGCTGGTGATTGAAATACGGCGGCTGGTGATGCGATAGCGCAACCAAAAGGCCCGCACGATCGAGCCGATGGTTAAGGGCAGGCAAATCACAGTTAGACCCAACAGCAAATTGACGATCAAATCGCCACGGTGGGGGCCGCCCTCATAGTAAACATCTTCCTTGATACCCATAGTCCAGTGCTCGTAAGGTTCAGTGCGGGCCAAATGGGGCGAATTGGGCGATCGCCGCCCCTGATGAATCGCGCAAAATCAACAGCGCAAACACAACGGTCTAAACGCTGGCTTGCTCCAAATCCAACTTGGCGGCGGTCAGCAACTGCTCCAATTCTTGCAGAATTTGGGGGTACTGACACAGGGGCATGGCTGGACGCACACTAATCACCGCCAGCCAACCGAGGGGCATGGTCGGCAAGTGCTGGCACAAAATACCGTGAATTTGTCGCCGCAGCCGATTGCGCACAACGGCGCGTTTATCAACTTTGCGGCTAATGCTGATGCCAACTTTCGGAGCCGGGGCCAGGGTGGGCAGCGTGGGGGCAACGGCCGCCGATGGTTCGCTGGGGGCGATCGCGGGGCTTGCCGGTGGCCGGTAGACCCAAAGGGTTAGGTGCTTGCTGCGATACCGTTTGCCTTGCCGATACACTCGGTCAAAGTCATGGCGGTGTCGAAGTCGGTAGGCTTGGGGTAAGGCCATGCACGTTTGGGTGTAGGGGTGATCGCTCAACCACCCTGGAGCGGACTGCCGGTGAGCAATCCTTAAACCGCCAACCGAGCGCGACCGCGACGGCGACGAGCATTCAGCACGCGGCGACCGTTCTTAGTCCGCATCCGGGCACGGAAGCCGGAAACACGCTTGCGCTTGCGATTGGTTCCTTCAAGAGTACGCTTGGTCATGGTTGGGCTAGCTCCGAGTGGGCGATTGGCGGACTAAGCGTTGACCAAACGGGAGCGGGGGCGATCGCACGGGAACGGTTCACGGCTGCACCCAACTGCTGTCTGGCTTGGCAGTCCATATAAATAGGTTCAACAAATTTTGCGCCTGTCTAGGTGTTAGAAAGCGCGACTTTCGATGATATCACGAGCCGGTGCGTTGGTCGGAGATCCGCAAGTCGCGCGGGGCCGCGATTCTATTGATCGGTGTTGTCGTCGGGATTGCTGGGGGGGCGATCGGGAAAGTAGCCGGTCATTTTGCCCAGCACCAGGCCGCCGATGCCCAACACGCCTTTTTCAAACAGGCCTTTGAAGGTTTGGAACAGTTCGGACTGTTGGGGATTGATCTGAGGCTGGTTGGCCAGGTGGATGGCGGCCCCACCCGAGAGGGCGGTGAACAAAACGGAGACGATCAGCAGTTGTTGATAGATCTGGGGGCGTTTCATGGGAGGTGACTCCGGTGATTTCTGGAACAATTCAAGGATTGCCCGAAATCGCTGAAACGTGGTCTGAGTAAAGTGTCCGGGTTTTGTCAGACTGTCTGATTTTTGTCAAAGACATCGATCGCCCCGGCGAGATCGCCGGGGCGGGTGAGGTCGGTGGGGGCAACGGGTTTCGGGCCTGTCGTCATTTCCATCGCCGTAGGGGTTGGGTCTCCCAACCCTAACCTGAGCGATCGCCACAAACCTGTCCACCCCTGGGAACATGCCAGGATCACGGGGACTGGGCGGGGAGACCCCGCCCCTACGACTGATCGGTTGGGACAGCGAGATCATTAGGGTTTTGGGCGATTTGACGACAGGGTTTAAATCCCTTGTCTGGGGAAAATAGCCGATCGCGCCTTGTTGCTCGCAGAATGGAGTTGCTTTCCCCCAAAGTCTCGTTGCGCGATCGCCGGTCTCTCAGGATTTAGTTCATGCCTTCTCGATCGACTGAGGCGTACCAAACCCAAGCGGTTGATATTCATCCGGCGGCCGATCGCCTGTGGTTTGAGCTGTGGCGATCGCAGTCGATCGAGCAGCGCTGGCAACGGGTCTGTGGTTTGCAGCGTCAGGGGCGTTGTTTGGCTCTGTGGGCGGCTCGGCAGCGGTTGCCTGCAACGGCGACTGATTTGGCGATCGCTCAGGAATTTGCGCGGGCGATTTTGGGCGATCGGTTGGGCGATGGTGGTTCGGAGCGGTTGACCTATGGCGGGGATCCCATGACTTGGCAGCAAGATCAGTCGGCGATTTTGGCTCAACTGCATGAACTGTTTGAGCAGCGATCGATTCCCTACTTGGTGACTGGTGGGCAGGCGGCGATTATTTGGGGTGAGCCACGGTTTACGACGGATTTGGATATTTTGCTGGCGATCGATGGGGCGCAACTCTCGGCGCTGACCCAAACCCTGGAAGCGGCGGGTTTTTATGTGGCGGAACCGCTGCACCACACGATCAACATCATCCACCGCGATCGCATTGACAATGCCGATTTGATCCTGTCGCAGCAGACTCCGTTTGAACGTTCTGCGCTGGAGCGGCGGTATCGGGTGGAAGCGCCGGGGATTCCGGTTCACTACATTGCCACGGCTGAGGATGTGGTGTTGGCGAAGTTGTTGTGGCGGCGCAGTTCCCGATCGGAAAAGCAGTGGCGGGATTGTTTGGGCATTGTCAAAATTCAGGGCGATCGCCTCGATCGCGCTTATTTGGCGACTTGGGCGGAGCGGCTGAGTTTGGAGGATGATTTGCGCGATCTGTTGGCGGCGGGCGGGCTGTAGCGGTTGACCCATAGCCGATCGCGCGGGGTTTCTCGCAAAATAGAGGTGGTTCTCCACTCGATCGCCCCATGAATTTTTACGAACGATCACTACGAGCTACAGCGGTAGGCTGCGAGAAGCTAGCCGAGTCCTTGAAAAAAAGTAATTACACCAAAAGCTCAATTGGAGATTTTATTCAGTACCGTAAAAGCTCTAGCGAGAAAGGTGATAGAGAAATTAAACAGGTTGGTGTTAAACGCCAGACGATCTCCAAAATGTTTAATGGACATAAGGTTGATCGCAGAATTTTTCTTGAAGTATGTAAGCTATTGGGGCTGAATTGGCAGGAGATTACCGAGTTAGCAACTAGCGAGCCGCCTGCTCCGAGCGTGGCATCGGATGCGATCGATGTGGCGTGGGTGCGATCTCAGGTGGAGGCGGACTTGCGGCGGCGGTGCGGCACGATGCGGGTGCTGGATATGGAACAGCCGATCGCCCTGGGCACGATTTACACCCAAGTGAATGTGCTGGAAAAGCTGACTGCAAATCAGCGCCTCAGCTCATCGGAATTGCTAGGAAATTTGGATGAAATTGAGGAGTTTGATCGATTTTGTCT
This Limnothrix sp. FACHB-406 DNA region includes the following protein-coding sequences:
- the cheB gene encoding chemotaxis-specific protein-glutamate methyltransferase CheB, whose translation is MAPPPIRVLLVEDSEIAIRLLRRAIESTGALQVVGTARTGLEGLELLETTYPDVICTDLHMPRMNGLELTREVMGRSPRPILVISNSVREDDRRTVFELLEAGAVDVFPKPVISSPEQYAQVAAQLVAKIRVLAGVKVFKLRRSLSPSPSPTIALPSVLVQGPAIERAIGAIGASTGGPQALREILSQLPSRFPLPLVCVQHISTGFLRGLLDWLSLNCALSIQIAQAGQTPQQGVIYFPPEGHQLEFDLQGRFVTFRTEPVDGHCPSVTATFRAMARVFGKRAIGILLTGMGNDGAKGLLELSQAGGWTIAQDEASSVVFGMPRAAIELGAAKQVLPLSSIALHLVERSGSLARSG
- the holA gene encoding DNA polymerase III subunit delta; the encoded protein is MPVYWFWGEDDFAMQRAIDPLRSRVDAAWESFNFEKIPPDREDGLLAALAQAVTPPFGAGDRLVWLAETALAQRCPDDWLRELERTLPQIPDNAILLLTSRQKPDGRLKSTKLLQKAKNTEIQEFSPIPPWKTEELLQQVKRAAQAMKVKIKPEAAELLVNAVGNNTRQLYSELEKLQLFVGDRPIAKEDIHHLVSVSTQSSLELAKAISLGQISQALKLIADLIARNENPLRIHASLVTQFRLWLWVKLMLDRGERDDLVIAKAADLGNPKRLFFIKKEVQPMGLKALQKSLQLLLEQETLLKRGSDPIETLQSKAIELCLLFQKN
- a CDS encoding aspartate carbamoyltransferase catalytic subunit, with the protein product MTTASWTHRHVLSLAEFSREDYDTVLTTAASFREVLSRRTKKVPTLQGQVVTNLFFEPSTRTRSSFELAAKRLSADILNFAPGSSSLTKGETILDTAKTYLAMGTDIMVIRHKQAGVPQSIAAEMDRLQSGVSVLNAGDGQHEHPSQGLLDLFSICQVLNPQKPSIGDLRGKKVAIVGDILHSRVARSNLWSLTAAGAAVHLAGPPTLLPREFAQFLPPTADRSPLQIHWQLEPALADADFVMTLRLQQERMSQHLLPSLREYHQRYGITRDRLRLCQPQVRVLHPGPTNRGVELASDVMDDPALSLVPDQVTSGIAVRMALLYLIGGGKG
- the lipA gene encoding lipoyl synthase: MSPSSSSSAASAPSSAVPEGLPTWLKPRLGRASELAEVQRIIKQRQIHTICEEGRCPNRGECYANRTATFLLMGPVCTRSCGFCQVDKGHAPMPIDPKEPRKVAESVALLGLRYVVLTSVARDDLPDGGVNVFAQTIAAIRSQSPGTEIEVLTPDFWGGQPDPQAKQRSRVEAVAALRPACYNHNLETVERLQGPVRRGAKYHRSLDVLRWVKELDPTIPTKSGLMLGHGETEAEILQALEDLRSVNCDRLTLGQYLRPSLDHLPVQKYWTPAEFDHLGALARELGFTQVRSGPLVRSSYHAGEAD
- a CDS encoding response regulator; protein product: MATHKILVIDDSKVIRQRVKEMLPAGNFEVLEAKDGLEGLQLIQQEHPNLIMLDFLLPKKSGWEVYQEIQTQPHLQAIPLLVMSGRKEEVTEKISEPFERFAFIEKPFEKKELIESIKEAMRIASRIPAVAPPPVAAPAAAPVAAPGASAAEIQALEQKVATLQAEVDQLKKQLTQLVTFIKQKLR
- a CDS encoding YceD family protein; this translates as MDSVYIPHILKATNRTIGWEFKDFLPGLETLTPVRGKLRVVHRGNFLEVSAQAEGIVTLTCDRCLCQYNQRLVVDTQEPIWLDEAAESKDLPLEREISAEDLQESLSPTGYFYPEDWLYQQFCLELPAQQLCSEDCQGILEPEDAVETRPAIDARWSALASLKNQLDR
- a CDS encoding R3H domain-containing nucleic acid-binding protein — encoded protein: MSDPGDRGRIWLEGLLARLGLPTQVQAQHDPIDNALNYWLTIDGSPWSPEQITSVVGEAGVTLDAMQYLANMLLNVGVDRDDHCGYTIELNGYRAQQRAELESVAANAVSQVRETGESVAIDSLSSSQRKQLHAMLAAYSDIATHSEGQEPHRRLVVALKSTEA
- the yidC gene encoding membrane protein insertase YidC, producing MDFGVGFLSNNVMLPILDFFYGIVPSYGLAIIALTLVVRFALYPISAGSIRSMRRMKITQPIMQKKIKDIQERYKSDPAKQQEELSAVYKEFGNPLAGCFPILVQMPVLIALFTTLRGSPFADVPYSVNLQILPQEQIERVQPEAFATPPKNIYISDSTHYPVVGLLPGGTRLAVGDTTKLEFQTPEGKTLNTLATEAGGDIDLSPKWQVMKGAERVQLGPNGEITALQPGDVTLQGTIPGLAASKGFLFISALGHVGAVDDEGIHWDIVAMVLLFGLSLYVSQSISSQGATDNPQQAAANKLTPIIFSGMFLFFPLPAGVLMYMVVANLFQTAQAFILSREPLPENIQKMAEAQGIVDVKAVAVDGATGRLPFEPKGTKASSPAKNQPSKGPGNKPSTNNNKQKGKS
- a CDS encoding PH domain-containing protein; translated protein: MGIKEDVYYEGGPHRGDLIVNLLLGLTVICLPLTIGSIVRAFWLRYRITSRRISITSGWQGRDRSDVIYPEIRAVVAVPRGWGAWGDMVLTLKDGSRLEMRSVPNFRAVADYINERIGAAAQTATSNR